A genomic segment from Ruficoccus amylovorans encodes:
- a CDS encoding response regulator gives MSHRTRPVEILLVEDSSADIMLTREALEYSKVLNVLHVVQDGVDALDFLHRRGKYQNAPRPGLILLDLNLPRKSGREVLADIKADASLQKIPVVVLSTSNADEDVKAVYGLHANCYVVKPVNFDTFSQIVRSIHDFWFCVVELPCGEDA, from the coding sequence ATGTCTCATCGCACACGTCCGGTCGAAATCCTGCTGGTTGAAGACAGCTCGGCTGACATTATGCTCACGCGGGAAGCCTTGGAGTATTCGAAGGTTCTGAATGTACTCCATGTCGTTCAGGATGGAGTGGATGCCCTGGATTTTCTTCACCGCCGGGGCAAGTATCAAAACGCTCCCCGGCCTGGGCTGATCCTGCTCGATCTTAACCTGCCCCGAAAAAGTGGCCGTGAGGTCCTCGCCGATATCAAGGCCGATGCCTCCCTGCAAAAGATCCCTGTCGTGGTGCTCAGCACCTCTAATGCCGATGAAGACGTTAAAGCGGTTTACGGGCTGCATGCGAACTGCTATGTGGTCAAACCCGTGAATTTCGATACCTTCTCTCAAATCGTAAGGTCTATTCATGATTTCTGGTTCTGCGTGGTCGAACTCCCCTGCGGCGAAGATGCATAA
- a CDS encoding PAS domain S-box protein, with the protein MISGSAWSNSPAAKMHKRRGFRILLVEDNPADVLILQEVLEDVKDFDFTLKHVSRMSECLTELSCEQYDAVLLDLGLPDSQGEQTCVNLKKAFPDVPVLVLTGLEDEEAGTRALRMGAQDFLRKNQFDGALLGRSIAYAVERQHIASELRNKTRQLAASESRIRQIIESSADAILVVDREEVVQFANPAAEEILDRRMLDLIGRPFAYPLAKDSRGEFEITHANGAVRIVEMCVVDTFWNEKEATLVTLRDVTVRKHNEAVLKRDAEILSRLRDAIIFTNLEAKILYWNEGATKLFGWSAEEMRGKSYLSRYPREEHAAIMKRLERMRQGHAIHSERAEVRKDGSRVWVEALAYSTQDEAGKPNGILVMFRDVSEKRKLEGQLHQAQKMEAIGTLAGGIAHDFNNIMMAINGYTQLASMASTQPEVREHLETVMRAGVRATALIKQILTFSRQQPLDRDTTKLYDVVQESISLLRASLPSTIEIVTRLEPAVPAVLANAGQIQQVLLNLGTNALHAMKGRTGHLEFCLEPFEVDSHVADQNPNLQPGKYVRISVSDDGHGMDKETLERIYDPFYTTKPVGEGTGLGLAVVHGIMKSHDGAITVYSQVGVGTTFRLYFPVHADRVVHVDDASAPVPQGNGERILIVDDEESLLLLGQKTLEMIGYQAEGCARVQDALDRVRQDPERYDLIITDETMPGMTGMDFAREVVKIRPGQRIILTTGYSAKLTPDVIEEAGISALLPKPHSINVLGALVHEVLK; encoded by the coding sequence ATGATTTCTGGTTCTGCGTGGTCGAACTCCCCTGCGGCGAAGATGCATAAGCGGCGGGGCTTTCGCATCCTGTTGGTGGAGGATAATCCCGCCGACGTGCTGATACTTCAGGAAGTGCTGGAGGATGTGAAGGACTTTGATTTCACGCTCAAGCACGTTTCACGCATGTCCGAGTGTTTGACGGAGCTGAGCTGTGAGCAGTACGATGCCGTCCTGCTGGACTTGGGGTTGCCGGATTCGCAGGGGGAGCAGACTTGCGTAAACCTGAAAAAAGCCTTTCCCGATGTGCCCGTGTTGGTCCTGACCGGACTCGAGGACGAGGAGGCGGGTACGCGGGCCCTGCGCATGGGAGCGCAGGATTTCCTGCGCAAGAACCAGTTCGATGGAGCACTGCTGGGGCGCTCCATCGCCTACGCGGTCGAGCGTCAGCATATCGCCAGCGAACTGCGCAACAAGACCCGTCAACTGGCCGCCAGCGAATCGCGCATTCGCCAGATTATCGAGTCCAGTGCGGACGCCATTCTTGTGGTGGACCGGGAGGAGGTTGTGCAGTTTGCCAATCCGGCGGCGGAGGAAATTCTGGATCGTCGGATGTTGGATTTGATCGGTCGTCCTTTTGCGTACCCCCTGGCGAAGGATTCTCGCGGCGAGTTTGAGATCACACATGCCAATGGGGCGGTGAGGATCGTGGAAATGTGCGTCGTGGATACCTTCTGGAACGAGAAAGAGGCGACGCTCGTTACTCTCCGCGACGTAACGGTTCGCAAGCACAATGAGGCCGTGCTCAAGCGCGATGCTGAGATCCTGTCACGCTTGCGCGATGCCATTATTTTTACCAATCTGGAAGCTAAGATCCTTTACTGGAATGAAGGCGCGACGAAGTTGTTCGGCTGGAGTGCAGAGGAGATGCGCGGCAAGTCCTATCTCAGCCGCTATCCGAGAGAGGAGCACGCCGCGATCATGAAACGGCTGGAGCGCATGCGTCAGGGCCATGCGATCCACAGCGAGCGTGCGGAGGTGCGCAAGGACGGCTCGCGTGTCTGGGTCGAGGCGTTGGCCTACTCCACACAGGATGAGGCCGGGAAGCCCAACGGGATTCTCGTCATGTTCAGGGATGTGAGCGAAAAGCGCAAGCTTGAGGGCCAACTGCACCAGGCGCAGAAAATGGAAGCCATCGGTACGCTGGCTGGCGGTATCGCCCATGATTTCAACAACATCATGATGGCGATCAACGGCTACACCCAGTTGGCCAGCATGGCCTCTACCCAGCCCGAAGTGCGCGAGCATCTGGAGACGGTGATGCGGGCCGGGGTCCGGGCCACGGCCCTGATTAAGCAGATTCTCACCTTCAGCCGCCAGCAGCCGCTGGACCGCGACACGACGAAACTTTACGATGTCGTGCAGGAGTCGATCTCGCTCCTGCGCGCATCGCTCCCCTCCACGATCGAGATTGTAACCCGGTTGGAGCCCGCCGTGCCCGCCGTGCTCGCCAACGCCGGACAGATCCAGCAGGTCTTGCTCAATCTTGGGACCAATGCGCTGCATGCGATGAAGGGCCGGACGGGGCACCTGGAGTTTTGCCTGGAGCCGTTTGAGGTGGACAGCCACGTCGCCGACCAAAACCCCAATCTCCAGCCCGGTAAATACGTGCGTATTTCAGTCTCTGACGATGGCCACGGCATGGACAAGGAGACGCTGGAGCGCATCTACGATCCGTTTTACACGACCAAGCCGGTGGGCGAGGGGACCGGACTCGGGCTGGCGGTCGTTCATGGGATCATGAAAAGTCACGATGGTGCTATCACTGTTTACAGCCAAGTGGGGGTCGGAACGACATTTCGTCTTTATTTTCCTGTGCACGCGGATAGGGTAGTGCACGTGGATGATGCAAGCGCACCCGTGCCGCAGGGCAATGGCGAGAGGATACTGATCGTTGATGACGAGGAGTCCTTACTGCTGTTGGGGCAGAAGACGCTCGAAATGATCGGTTATCAGGCTGAGGGCTGTGCCCGCGTGCAGGATGCGTTGGATCGTGTGCGGCAGGATCCGGAGCGTTACGACCTCATTATCACGGACGAAACCATGCCCGGTATGACCGGAATGGACTTCGCCCGGGAAGTGGTCAAAATCCGCCCCGGCCAACGGATTATCCTGACGACCGGCTACTCGGCCAAGCTGACCCCGGACGTGATCGAGGAGGCGGGGATCAGTGCGCTCCTGCCCAAGCCGCACAGCATCAATGTCCTTGGCGCTCTCGTTCACGAGGTTCTCAAATAG
- a CDS encoding Fur family transcriptional regulator produces the protein MGESTETPADYLIAQAYAFWRTKGSSVTVVRKIICEVALRAEDAFDAETLLARCRCEDSQISLSTVYRTLGHLVEARVLHEVQGVGEKKCYAPATSQYAGQSHVVCQDCKQVFPLEDPCLVLREGALARKQGFSPKNVSLRLEASCDQLNELGICDRKKNGSDKGAKSGQGS, from the coding sequence ATGGGAGAGTCAACGGAAACTCCCGCGGACTACCTGATTGCCCAGGCTTACGCCTTTTGGCGGACCAAGGGCAGTTCCGTCACTGTGGTGCGGAAGATTATCTGTGAGGTGGCGCTGCGGGCCGAGGATGCCTTTGATGCCGAGACGCTGCTGGCGCGTTGCCGCTGTGAGGACAGCCAGATTTCACTTTCCACGGTTTACCGCACGCTCGGGCATTTGGTCGAGGCGCGTGTCCTGCACGAGGTTCAGGGCGTTGGGGAGAAGAAGTGCTACGCCCCGGCTACCTCGCAGTACGCCGGACAGAGCCACGTCGTGTGCCAGGATTGCAAGCAGGTTTTTCCGCTGGAGGATCCCTGTCTCGTGCTGCGGGAAGGGGCGCTGGCCCGCAAGCAGGGGTTCAGCCCGAAAAATGTCAGTCTGCGTCTGGAGGCCAGTTGCGATCAGTTGAACGAACTGGGCATCTGTGACCGTAAAAAGAATGGATCTGACAAAGGCGCGAAGAGCGGACAGGGGTCCTGA
- a CDS encoding ArsR/SmtB family transcription factor, whose product MPFHSHDEFSPEQVALADFARALAHPARIAILTFLQKQGEASCGEIVEALPLAQATVSQHLRAMRGAGLLVAKSCGPRVCYSLDCDNIKSFCHSFQCTLGTAPAGTEHEATSTPSASVPEAALPPAAR is encoded by the coding sequence ATGCCGTTTCATAGTCACGACGAATTTAGTCCCGAGCAGGTTGCGCTGGCGGACTTTGCCCGGGCGCTGGCCCATCCGGCGCGGATTGCGATCCTGACGTTTCTTCAGAAGCAGGGCGAAGCCTCCTGCGGGGAGATTGTCGAAGCCTTGCCCTTGGCGCAGGCGACGGTTTCACAGCACCTGCGGGCCATGCGCGGGGCGGGCCTGCTGGTCGCCAAGAGCTGCGGGCCGCGCGTCTGCTACTCGCTCGACTGCGACAACATCAAGTCCTTTTGCCACAGCTTCCAATGCACGCTGGGGACCGCCCCGGCCGGAACCGAGCACGAGGCGACGTCGACCCCGTCAGCATCCGTGCCGGAAGCAGCACTTCCTCCCGCCGCACGGTAA
- a CDS encoding FAD-dependent oxidoreductase, whose protein sequence is MSEKAQPTYAKKLRLVVIGGVAGGASAAARARRLSEDAEIIVIERGPDVSFANCGLPYHIGGEIQDRGKLALQTPATLKSMLRLDVRNLTEALDIDREAHTVRIRNVETGVEEDLAYDKLILSPGASPLTPPLPGIELPGIYTLRNLQDMDQIKEAAAEARHVAIIGAGFIGLEMAEQLIHLGKEVALVELVDQVLPQMDKDMVQAVEEDLREHGVELILGDGIDGFEKMSDGLRAKLKSGQKLETDMVILSIGVRPENALAKAAGLELGARGHIVANAWMQTTDPDIYAVGDASQTTDPILGGPTAIALGGPANRQGRTAADHIFLGDKAQPYPGSIGTSIVRVFDVAAGVTGFTEKRLRQAGVDFGKTVVSDFDHASYYPGATHLTLKILWDKADGRLLGGQAFGANGVDKRLDVLATAIKGKLTVEELEHLELAYAPPFGSAKDPVNIAGFSANNIRSGFVQPVYSLAESPANAQVVDVRPPEMVALKAIPGAINIPYPQLRDRLGELDPARPVVTICALGKTSYFAARVLAQRGFDAFAHVGGAKVEPSVQQVEQPKLPAGPSCCSTPAAPFVKAASAESDEEVVKLDATGMACPGPILRVKEAATALKPGQVLEVRASDAGFKNDLPAFCRANGYECLSVQKDKGVVVGRLRLSTDVLPAGWRPSGSPARSGGGASGPRNGATLVCFSGDLDKAMATFIIANGAVAMGGKATIFFTFWGLNVLRKDVAPASAVEGKSFMDKMFGWMLPRGADKLPLSQMHMAGMGTRMMKDRMKSKNLPNLLGLMEEAKKAGVRLVACTMSMDAMGIRAEELIDGVELGGVAEFLGASGDTGTNLFI, encoded by the coding sequence ATGAGTGAAAAAGCCCAACCCACCTATGCGAAAAAACTGCGCCTCGTCGTCATCGGCGGAGTGGCCGGCGGCGCGTCCGCCGCTGCCCGTGCCCGCCGCCTGAGCGAGGACGCCGAAATTATCGTGATTGAGCGCGGCCCGGACGTGTCGTTCGCCAACTGCGGACTGCCGTACCACATCGGCGGCGAGATCCAGGACCGCGGCAAGCTCGCGCTCCAGACCCCGGCCACCCTCAAGAGTATGCTCCGGCTCGACGTGCGCAATCTGACCGAGGCGCTCGACATCGACCGCGAAGCGCACACCGTGCGCATCCGCAACGTCGAGACCGGGGTGGAGGAGGACCTCGCCTATGACAAGCTCATCCTTTCGCCGGGGGCCTCGCCGCTGACGCCGCCGCTACCCGGCATTGAGCTGCCCGGCATCTACACGCTGCGCAACTTGCAGGACATGGACCAGATCAAGGAGGCCGCTGCCGAGGCCCGGCATGTGGCCATCATCGGGGCGGGCTTTATCGGTCTGGAAATGGCCGAGCAGCTTATCCATCTGGGCAAGGAGGTTGCGCTGGTCGAACTGGTGGACCAGGTGCTGCCGCAGATGGACAAGGACATGGTGCAGGCGGTGGAGGAAGATCTGCGCGAACACGGGGTCGAGCTGATCCTGGGCGACGGGATCGACGGTTTTGAAAAAATGTCCGACGGCCTCCGGGCCAAGCTCAAGTCGGGCCAGAAGCTGGAGACGGACATGGTGATCCTGTCCATCGGCGTACGCCCTGAGAACGCGCTGGCCAAGGCCGCCGGGCTGGAACTGGGCGCGCGCGGCCACATCGTGGCCAACGCCTGGATGCAGACTACCGACCCGGACATTTACGCCGTCGGCGACGCCTCGCAGACGACCGACCCGATCCTTGGCGGTCCTACCGCCATTGCCCTCGGTGGCCCGGCCAACCGGCAGGGCCGCACCGCCGCCGACCACATTTTCCTCGGAGACAAAGCCCAGCCGTATCCCGGCTCCATCGGCACCTCCATCGTGCGGGTCTTCGATGTGGCCGCGGGCGTGACTGGTTTTACCGAAAAGCGTCTTCGGCAGGCCGGGGTCGATTTTGGCAAGACCGTGGTGAGCGATTTCGACCACGCCAGCTATTATCCGGGGGCGACGCACCTTACGCTTAAAATCCTCTGGGACAAGGCCGACGGACGCCTTCTGGGCGGTCAGGCTTTCGGCGCCAACGGCGTGGACAAGCGCCTCGACGTGCTCGCCACCGCGATCAAGGGCAAGCTCACGGTTGAGGAACTGGAGCACCTGGAGCTGGCCTACGCGCCGCCTTTCGGCTCGGCCAAGGATCCGGTCAACATCGCCGGTTTCTCCGCCAACAACATCCGCAGCGGCTTTGTCCAGCCGGTCTATTCGCTGGCGGAGTCGCCCGCCAACGCCCAGGTCGTGGATGTGCGCCCGCCGGAGATGGTTGCCCTCAAGGCCATCCCCGGCGCGATCAATATCCCGTATCCGCAGTTACGCGACCGCCTCGGCGAACTCGACCCGGCGCGCCCGGTGGTGACGATTTGCGCGCTGGGCAAGACGAGCTACTTCGCCGCCCGCGTGCTGGCGCAGCGGGGCTTTGACGCCTTCGCCCACGTCGGTGGGGCCAAGGTTGAGCCGTCCGTCCAGCAGGTCGAGCAGCCGAAGCTGCCCGCCGGTCCCTCCTGTTGTTCGACCCCGGCGGCCCCCTTTGTGAAGGCCGCATCGGCTGAGTCCGACGAAGAGGTGGTCAAGCTCGACGCCACCGGGATGGCCTGCCCGGGGCCGATCCTGCGGGTGAAAGAAGCCGCCACCGCGCTCAAGCCGGGGCAGGTGCTCGAAGTGCGCGCATCGGACGCCGGTTTCAAGAACGATTTGCCCGCCTTCTGCCGCGCCAACGGCTACGAATGCCTGAGCGTGCAGAAGGACAAGGGGGTGGTGGTCGGTCGCCTGCGCCTTTCCACCGACGTGCTGCCTGCCGGGTGGCGTCCGTCCGGTTCGCCCGCCCGCAGCGGGGGAGGGGCCTCCGGCCCGCGCAACGGCGCGACACTGGTCTGCTTCTCTGGCGACCTGGACAAGGCGATGGCCACCTTTATCATCGCCAACGGCGCGGTCGCCATGGGCGGCAAGGCCACGATCTTTTTCACCTTCTGGGGCCTGAACGTCCTGCGCAAGGACGTCGCGCCCGCATCCGCCGTTGAGGGCAAGAGCTTCATGGACAAAATGTTCGGCTGGATGCTCCCGCGCGGTGCGGACAAGCTCCCGCTCTCGCAGATGCACATGGCCGGGATGGGCACCCGCATGATGAAGGACCGCATGAAGTCCAAAAACCTCCCGAACCTGCTCGGCCTGATGGAAGAGGCGAAAAAGGCCGGAGTCCGGCTGGTCGCCTGCACCATGTCGATGGACGCGATGGGCATCCGTGCCGAAGAGCTGATCGACGGGGTCGAGTTGGGCGGCGTGGCCGAGTTCCTCGGGGCCTCCGGCGATACCGGGACGAATTTGTTTATCTAA
- the nusA gene encoding transcription termination factor NusA: MSNEILSVLEYMEKEKGISREDMIATIAAAIKSAAQKGVNAGAELDVQIDPRTGALKAWTLLRVVDSFSDPASEIPLDKAHVYDKNARVGDIVRKDIDPAFLGRIAAQTARQAIMQRVRQFEKERIYDDYKDSVGDIVTGVVRRRERGDLIVDLGKAEAILPPRERVPGEDYAPGERIRCLLLAIESTPRGPELVLSRSSIKFVRRLFELEVTEIADGTVTLEGMAREPGYRTKICVHSNDPKVDPVGACVGARGARVKSIVRELGGEKIDIIRYFADPQQMLEEAIKPAIPKNLHIDPIAKRIYFEVSEDDLAVAIGRRGQNAKLTSRLMGWRLDIGKERREAATLEERAERAGVNLAQSLGIDDEMAEKLVAMGINSVEVIAAGVTADDLVESGDFTPEQAAAIIAKVNQLQSQA, translated from the coding sequence ATGAGTAACGAAATCCTGTCCGTTCTCGAATACATGGAGAAGGAGAAGGGGATCAGCCGAGAGGACATGATCGCCACCATCGCGGCTGCCATCAAAAGCGCCGCTCAGAAGGGTGTGAACGCCGGCGCCGAGCTCGATGTGCAAATCGATCCGCGCACAGGTGCCCTCAAGGCGTGGACACTGCTCCGCGTGGTTGACTCGTTCAGCGACCCGGCCTCCGAGATCCCGCTCGACAAGGCCCACGTGTATGACAAGAACGCCAGAGTTGGCGACATCGTCCGCAAGGACATCGACCCGGCATTTCTCGGCCGTATCGCGGCCCAGACCGCCCGCCAGGCGATCATGCAGCGCGTCCGCCAGTTCGAGAAGGAACGCATTTACGACGACTACAAGGACTCCGTGGGCGACATCGTCACCGGTGTGGTCCGCCGTCGCGAACGCGGTGATCTCATCGTTGATCTGGGCAAGGCCGAAGCCATCCTGCCCCCCCGCGAACGTGTCCCCGGCGAGGATTATGCCCCCGGCGAACGCATTCGCTGCCTGCTGCTCGCCATCGAAAGCACTCCGCGCGGTCCCGAGCTTGTGTTGAGCCGTTCGAGCATTAAATTTGTCCGTCGCCTCTTCGAACTGGAAGTGACGGAAATCGCCGACGGTACCGTGACCCTCGAAGGCATGGCCCGCGAACCCGGCTACCGCACGAAAATCTGCGTTCACAGCAACGACCCGAAGGTGGACCCGGTCGGCGCCTGCGTCGGTGCCCGTGGTGCTCGCGTCAAGAGCATCGTCCGCGAGCTCGGTGGCGAAAAGATCGACATCATCCGCTACTTCGCCGATCCGCAGCAGATGCTGGAAGAGGCTATCAAGCCGGCCATTCCGAAGAACCTGCACATCGATCCGATTGCGAAACGTATTTATTTCGAGGTGAGCGAGGACGACCTCGCGGTGGCCATCGGCCGTCGCGGGCAGAACGCCAAGCTGACCTCTCGCCTTATGGGCTGGAGACTTGATATCGGCAAGGAACGACGCGAAGCCGCCACGTTGGAGGAACGCGCCGAACGTGCCGGGGTCAATCTGGCCCAATCCCTGGGAATCGACGACGAAATGGCCGAAAAGCTCGTCGCCATGGGTATTAATTCCGTTGAGGTGATCGCCGCTGGCGTCACCGCCGACGACCTTGTCGAGTCCGGTGATTTTACACCGGAGCAAGCCGCCGCGATCATCGCGAAAGTCAACCAGCTACAATCCCAGGCCTAA
- the infB gene encoding translation initiation factor IF-2, whose protein sequence is MSVRIYELSKELNMENKEVMQLLRERGHEVKSASSTVDNISAQALIEEFSGAAQAETPEQETAEAAPAPDAVKSGPATPKLPPSAIVKTPDQIAQEKREKEAEEEAARQRREDERAAVRQAQRDAMLSSTQKPAAATPAEPERKSPPPPPPPGARRAPIPAPVMGPGRPATPSVNVSVRPAQPAVPPRTPGVAPAPSVQPRAAGGAPAPVVPPASAVPPRTSGAAPAPAVPPRHTPGVAPAPSAPAASTPPGATPPPVKMPASVRPSPSPIIPPSIPRPAQPGQQPQPGQQASAAGKVIEKEGETIIQIKPPIVVRDFAILLGKKPFQLISELMEMGIFASMNQAIEEANAKQIAERHGFTLDIRHRGDDKPEPKKKAKAPREDDPALMEERPPVVCVLGHVDHGKTSLLDQIRNAHVVSGEAGGITQHVGAYQVERKGKKITFLDTPGHAAFSKIRERGANVTDIAILVVAADDGFMPQTDEALKFARNANVEIIVAINKMDAKGANIDRVKQQMQERDLMPEDWGGTTLCTPVSALEGTNINELLELVLLQAEVSELKANPKAVAEGVIVESQVEQGRGPTATVIVQKGTLKVGDALVCGPHYCKVRAMMDEHGKPVKSAPPSTPVRIMGWSGTPVSGAVCTVAKNEKAAKAEAEENAQALKARAAAKPAVTTGATDLDSLLAAIDDQSSKVLRVVIKGDVNGSVEALADCLRAIESEKVKLEIVETGVGVITKNDITLADSSEACVIGFNVKQENGVTALAKHHGVRIIQHNIIYELITSVEEAMSELLDPEYREVKLGMVEVRATFPLAKGLVAGCMVTEGIIKRDAHARLIRKEVVIHEGRIGTLKRFKEDVNEVRAGYECGIQVSGTHDYKEGDRIECYEIHEFRPNLR, encoded by the coding sequence ATGAGTGTCCGCATATACGAGCTCTCCAAAGAGCTGAACATGGAAAACAAGGAGGTCATGCAACTCCTCCGCGAACGTGGCCACGAGGTGAAAAGCGCTTCGAGCACGGTCGATAACATCTCCGCACAGGCGCTCATCGAAGAATTCAGCGGGGCAGCCCAGGCGGAAACGCCTGAGCAGGAGACGGCGGAAGCCGCTCCGGCCCCCGATGCGGTCAAGTCCGGTCCTGCCACGCCCAAGCTCCCGCCTTCGGCCATCGTCAAGACGCCCGACCAGATCGCGCAGGAAAAGCGCGAGAAGGAGGCCGAGGAAGAAGCCGCCCGTCAGCGTCGTGAGGACGAGCGTGCCGCCGTCCGCCAGGCCCAGCGCGATGCCATGCTCTCCTCCACGCAGAAGCCGGCTGCGGCTACTCCGGCGGAACCCGAGCGCAAGTCTCCTCCGCCCCCGCCGCCTCCGGGCGCGCGCCGTGCGCCGATCCCCGCGCCCGTCATGGGGCCGGGCCGTCCGGCCACCCCTTCGGTCAATGTTTCTGTCCGCCCGGCCCAGCCGGCGGTCCCCCCGCGCACTCCTGGCGTGGCCCCGGCTCCGTCCGTGCAGCCGCGCGCGGCTGGTGGCGCTCCGGCCCCGGTTGTTCCGCCCGCGTCCGCCGTTCCGCCGCGCACGAGCGGGGCTGCGCCGGCTCCGGCTGTCCCGCCGCGTCATACACCCGGCGTGGCTCCCGCGCCGTCCGCACCCGCTGCTTCCACTCCGCCCGGAGCGACTCCGCCGCCGGTCAAGATGCCCGCGTCCGTGCGTCCGTCGCCTTCGCCGATCATTCCGCCGTCGATACCGCGTCCGGCCCAGCCCGGTCAGCAACCGCAGCCCGGCCAGCAGGCTTCGGCTGCCGGTAAAGTGATCGAAAAGGAAGGCGAAACGATCATCCAGATCAAGCCGCCCATCGTGGTGCGGGATTTCGCCATCCTCCTGGGCAAGAAGCCTTTCCAGCTCATTTCCGAACTGATGGAGATGGGCATTTTCGCCTCGATGAATCAGGCGATCGAGGAAGCCAACGCCAAGCAGATCGCCGAGCGTCATGGCTTCACGCTGGACATCCGCCACCGCGGCGACGACAAGCCCGAGCCCAAGAAAAAGGCCAAGGCTCCCCGCGAGGACGACCCTGCTCTGATGGAAGAGCGCCCGCCGGTCGTCTGCGTGCTTGGCCACGTTGACCACGGCAAGACCAGCCTGCTGGACCAGATCCGCAACGCGCACGTCGTCTCCGGCGAGGCCGGCGGCATCACCCAGCACGTTGGCGCCTACCAGGTCGAGCGCAAGGGCAAGAAGATCACCTTCCTCGACACCCCGGGTCACGCCGCCTTCTCCAAGATTCGCGAGCGCGGAGCCAATGTCACCGACATCGCTATTCTGGTGGTGGCCGCTGACGACGGCTTCATGCCGCAGACGGACGAGGCGCTCAAGTTCGCCCGCAATGCCAACGTCGAAATCATTGTCGCCATCAACAAGATGGACGCCAAGGGCGCGAACATTGATCGCGTCAAGCAGCAGATGCAGGAGCGCGACCTGATGCCCGAAGACTGGGGCGGCACCACTCTTTGCACGCCCGTTTCCGCGCTGGAGGGCACAAACATCAACGAACTGCTCGAACTCGTCCTCCTGCAGGCCGAGGTGAGCGAACTGAAGGCCAACCCGAAGGCGGTAGCCGAAGGCGTCATCGTTGAGTCTCAGGTGGAGCAGGGCCGCGGCCCGACCGCCACCGTCATTGTCCAGAAGGGTACACTCAAAGTGGGCGACGCTCTGGTCTGCGGCCCGCATTACTGCAAGGTCCGCGCGATGATGGACGAGCACGGCAAGCCCGTCAAAAGTGCCCCGCCGTCCACTCCGGTCCGTATCATGGGCTGGTCCGGCACACCTGTTTCCGGCGCGGTCTGCACCGTGGCCAAGAACGAAAAAGCGGCCAAGGCCGAAGCCGAAGAAAACGCCCAGGCCCTCAAGGCCCGTGCGGCCGCCAAGCCCGCCGTCACCACTGGTGCCACCGACCTCGACAGCCTGCTGGCCGCCATCGACGACCAGTCCTCGAAGGTGCTGCGCGTCGTCATCAAGGGTGATGTTAACGGCAGTGTCGAAGCTCTTGCTGACTGCCTGCGCGCCATCGAGAGCGAGAAGGTCAAGCTGGAGATCGTCGAAACCGGCGTCGGCGTCATCACGAAGAACGACATCACGCTGGCCGACTCTTCCGAAGCCTGCGTGATCGGCTTCAACGTCAAGCAGGAGAACGGCGTCACCGCCCTGGCCAAGCACCACGGTGTGCGCATCATCCAGCACAACATCATTTACGAGCTCATCACATCGGTCGAAGAGGCCATGTCGGAACTGCTCGATCCGGAGTACCGCGAGGTCAAGCTCGGCATGGTCGAGGTCCGCGCCACCTTCCCGCTGGCCAAGGGCCTTGTCGCCGGCTGTATGGTGACCGAGGGCATCATCAAGCGCGACGCCCACGCCCGCCTCATCCGCAAGGAAGTCGTCATCCACGAAGGCCGCATCGGCACGCTCAAGCGCTTCAAGGAAGATGTCAACGAGGTCCGTGCCGGTTACGAGTGCGGTATCCAGGTCAGCGGCACCCACGACTACAAGGAAGGCGACCGGATCGAGTGCTACGAGATCCACGAATTCCGCCCGAACCTGCGATAA
- the rbfA gene encoding 30S ribosome-binding factor RbfA, translating to MSNRGTRVNELVKREVSDILHTRYQGDAVNITITDVVVTSDLRSARVYYSILGDEGSSYLAEKFFAAKHRDIRQELSQRIVLKYLPRLRFVEDDSIARGTEVLKIIDEIDREEGELPDQH from the coding sequence ATGAGCAACCGGGGCACACGCGTCAACGAACTGGTCAAGCGCGAGGTCAGCGACATCCTGCACACGCGCTATCAGGGCGACGCGGTTAACATCACGATCACCGATGTGGTCGTGACGAGCGACCTGCGCAGCGCGCGCGTGTACTACTCGATCCTCGGGGACGAGGGCTCGTCCTATCTGGCGGAGAAGTTCTTCGCCGCCAAACACCGGGACATCCGGCAGGAGCTGAGCCAGCGCATTGTTTTGAAATACCTGCCGCGCCTGCGCTTTGTGGAGGATGACTCGATCGCCCGCGGGACGGAAGTTCTGAAAATTATCGACGAAATCGACCGCGAAGAGGGCGAGCTGCCCGATCAGCACTGA